In Deferribacter desulfuricans SSM1, the following are encoded in one genomic region:
- the ftsW gene encoding putative lipid II flippase FtsW, whose product MPANRLNREYDERIYVFVLTIILIIIGCLYIYNVGSIQAQRWDKPDYYYLVRQFIAVLLGMVLMILAYNIPINFYRKVVPVLYFVTLFLLMSVFFFSAVNGSHRWIKLPFINFQPSELAKFVSIVYLAHYLDKKSDKISDFFKGFLPAMILLGILSALILVEPDYGTSFLIMAISIILMFIGGASIKHILGIVAFSVPPAIVLLFSGYHRERLLSFLDPWSYYHGPGYQLIQSLIAIGSGGFFGKGFGNSSQKLYFLPEAHTDFIFSIISEELGFLGSLILLFIILMLFLEIKRVADSESDKFKRLLCFGIGLMFMLQALIHLFVSTGLFPTKGIALPFISYGGSSVMMSLFMIGIVLRCKKEQL is encoded by the coding sequence ATGCCAGCAAATAGATTAAACAGAGAATACGACGAAAGGATATATGTTTTTGTGTTAACAATCATTTTGATAATTATAGGTTGCCTTTATATTTATAATGTTGGTTCAATTCAGGCTCAAAGGTGGGATAAACCAGATTATTATTATTTAGTTAGACAGTTTATAGCAGTTTTACTTGGTATGGTTTTGATGATTTTAGCATATAATATCCCTATAAATTTTTATAGAAAAGTAGTCCCAGTTTTGTATTTTGTTACTTTGTTTTTACTTATGTCTGTATTCTTTTTTAGTGCAGTAAATGGTTCTCATAGATGGATAAAACTGCCTTTTATAAATTTCCAACCAAGTGAATTGGCTAAATTTGTTTCAATAGTTTATCTTGCACATTACTTAGATAAAAAATCTGATAAAATCTCAGACTTTTTTAAGGGATTTTTACCAGCAATGATTTTGCTGGGTATATTATCTGCTTTAATCTTGGTTGAGCCTGATTATGGTACATCTTTTCTAATAATGGCAATTTCTATTATACTGATGTTTATCGGTGGTGCTAGTATAAAACATATCTTAGGAATTGTAGCTTTTTCAGTACCACCAGCAATAGTATTGTTATTTAGTGGTTATCACAGAGAAAGGTTGTTAAGCTTTCTTGACCCTTGGAGCTATTATCATGGACCTGGATATCAGTTGATTCAATCTTTAATAGCGATTGGTAGTGGTGGATTTTTTGGAAAAGGTTTTGGTAATAGTAGCCAGAAACTTTACTTTTTACCCGAAGCTCATACAGATTTTATCTTTTCAATAATCTCTGAAGAACTTGGATTTTTGGGTAGTCTAATATTGCTCTTTATAATTTTGATGTTGTTTTTAGAAATAAAAAGGGTTGCTGATAGTGAAAGTGATAAATTTAAAAGATTGCTCTGTTTTGGGATTGGATTGATGTTTATGTTGCAGGCACTTATACATCTTTTTGTGTCTACTGGCTTATTTCCAACAAAAGGGATTGCATTGCCGTTTATAAGTTATGGAGGATCTTCTGTTATGATGTCACTTTTTATGATTGGAATTGTGCTAAGGTGTAAAAAGGAGCAGCTATGA
- the murD gene encoding UDP-N-acetylmuramoyl-L-alanine--D-glutamate ligase, protein MRAAIVGYGLSGKSAEKILREILKVDNIAIFDDKQDGFKPTADFDDENFDLVVVSPGLNIEKLNVNNKSKVISEYELVFNLVKDKTFIGITGSNGKSTTTFLTSQILNKIGLKSVACGNIGYPLGYAIFDDFDYFVVEFSSFQIDLMRKGEFLDAGVIINITPDHLDRYKTFENYLKSKVRLSELLKDDGFFVVGKDITSYIANYDLCIDTDFNDYPKLKGDVLYFENFYINVNHFPLVGKHNLVNLSFALEIVNNFYELKGDVTHLIEDLKGLPHRCEIVREIDGILFVNDSKGTNVDSTKTALKGLDGKIILLLGGLDKDGDFSELNDDIKKKCKAVVCFGRDAKNIYDQIDFEKKILVNKLKEAFDTSTELAKSGDIVLLSPGCASFDEFNNFEERGEYFKKLVDEYASK, encoded by the coding sequence ATGAGAGCAGCGATAGTAGGTTATGGTTTAAGCGGTAAAAGTGCTGAGAAAATACTGAGAGAAATTTTAAAAGTTGATAATATAGCTATATTTGATGATAAACAAGATGGTTTTAAGCCAACTGCTGATTTTGATGATGAAAATTTTGATTTGGTTGTTGTAAGTCCAGGATTAAATATAGAAAAACTAAATGTCAATAATAAATCTAAAGTTATAAGTGAATATGAACTTGTATTTAATTTGGTTAAAGACAAAACATTTATAGGAATTACAGGTAGCAATGGTAAATCGACTACCACATTTCTAACATCACAGATTTTAAACAAAATTGGGCTCAAAAGTGTTGCTTGTGGAAATATAGGATATCCACTTGGCTATGCAATATTTGATGATTTTGATTATTTTGTTGTGGAATTTTCAAGTTTTCAAATTGATTTGATGAGAAAAGGGGAATTTTTAGATGCAGGAGTAATAATAAATATTACACCTGACCATTTAGATAGGTATAAAACATTTGAAAATTATCTCAAATCAAAAGTAAGGTTGTCTGAGCTTTTAAAAGATGATGGATTCTTCGTAGTTGGTAAAGATATAACAAGCTATATTGCAAATTATGATTTATGCATTGATACTGATTTTAATGATTATCCAAAATTAAAAGGTGATGTCCTATATTTTGAAAATTTTTATATAAATGTTAATCATTTCCCTTTAGTTGGAAAACATAATCTGGTGAATCTCAGCTTTGCATTAGAAATTGTAAATAATTTTTATGAGCTAAAAGGGGATGTTACCCACTTAATTGAAGATTTAAAGGGTTTACCTCATAGATGTGAAATTGTTAGAGAAATTGATGGTATTTTATTTGTAAATGATTCTAAAGGGACAAATGTTGATTCCACTAAAACAGCACTAAAAGGGCTGGATGGTAAAATAATTTTATTGCTTGGTGGCTTGGACAAAGATGGTGACTTTAGTGAATTAAACGATGACATTAAAAAGAAATGTAAGGCTGTGGTTTGCTTTGGTAGAGATGCAAAAAATATTTATGATCAGATAGATTTTGAGAAAAAAATATTGGTTAATAAGCTTAAAGAAGCCTTTGATACAAGTACTGAACTAGCAAAAAGTGGCGATATTGTTTTACTTTCTCCAGGTTGTGCAAGTTTTGATGAGTTTAACAACTTTGAAGAAAGAGGTGAATATTTTAAAAAGTTGGTGGATGAATATGCCAGCAAATAG
- the mraY gene encoding phospho-N-acetylmuramoyl-pentapeptide-transferase has protein sequence MLYNLLYPLSEHFILFNVFKYITFRTIYAIITSFIIAIVFGPKIIKQLKTLQISQKTKGYEPERHKEKEGTPTMGGLLIILSCVVSTLLWADLRNYYVWIVLYVFICTAAIGLFDDYIKTIKKNPEGLSPKSKFLAQVVVAVTTTILIIWVDKSNIATKLYFPFFKHLIIDLSYFYILFAVFIIVGTSNAVNLTDGLDGLAIMPTVISFGTFILFTYLAGHIKFSNYLHIPYVAGSGELAIFCGSMVGAGLGFLWFNAFPASVFMGDVGSLSIGSALGTVAIIVKQEIVLAIVGGVFVIETLSVILQVGFFKATKGKRLFRMAPIHHHYELKGWSEPKIIVRFWIVSFLLALLALSTLKLR, from the coding sequence ATGCTGTATAATTTGTTGTATCCATTAAGTGAGCATTTTATACTGTTTAATGTTTTTAAGTACATAACGTTTCGTACAATTTATGCAATAATTACCTCTTTTATAATAGCCATTGTATTTGGACCAAAAATTATTAAACAATTGAAGACACTGCAGATTTCCCAAAAAACTAAAGGGTATGAGCCTGAAAGGCATAAGGAGAAAGAAGGCACACCCACCATGGGAGGATTATTGATAATATTAAGCTGTGTTGTGTCAACGTTGTTGTGGGCAGATCTTAGGAATTATTACGTATGGATTGTGTTGTATGTCTTTATTTGCACTGCAGCAATAGGCCTTTTTGATGACTATATAAAAACTATTAAGAAAAACCCAGAGGGGTTATCCCCTAAGAGCAAATTTTTAGCTCAGGTAGTAGTTGCAGTAACAACTACAATTCTGATTATTTGGGTAGATAAGTCAAATATTGCTACAAAGCTATATTTCCCATTTTTTAAGCATTTAATAATAGACTTATCATATTTTTATATTTTGTTTGCAGTATTCATAATTGTGGGTACTTCTAATGCTGTAAATCTAACAGATGGTTTGGATGGGTTGGCAATTATGCCAACTGTAATTTCATTTGGTACCTTTATACTTTTTACATATTTGGCTGGACATATTAAGTTTTCAAATTACTTGCATATCCCTTATGTAGCTGGATCAGGTGAGCTAGCTATTTTTTGTGGGAGTATGGTTGGTGCTGGACTTGGATTTTTATGGTTTAATGCATTTCCTGCGTCTGTTTTTATGGGTGATGTTGGAAGCTTATCAATAGGCTCTGCTCTTGGTACAGTGGCAATTATTGTAAAGCAGGAAATCGTGTTAGCTATTGTTGGTGGTGTATTTGTAATTGAAACGTTGTCTGTCATTCTGCAAGTAGGTTTTTTTAAGGCTACAAAAGGTAAAAGATTATTTAGAATGGCACCTATTCATCATCATTATGAACTTAAAGGGTGGTCTGAACCTAAGATTATAGTGAGATTTTGGATTGTTTCATTTTTGTTGGCTTTGCTTGCATTAAGTACATTAAAACTAAGGTGA